In Triticum aestivum cultivar Chinese Spring chromosome 5B, IWGSC CS RefSeq v2.1, whole genome shotgun sequence, the following proteins share a genomic window:
- the LOC123112853 gene encoding protein XAP5 CIRCADIAN TIMEKEEPER, whose product MSGFGDGYVGTAQDAVKIRRLEKQREAERRKIEELKNKNADGQPGLLQFGSSTSEILETAFKKETVGLVTREQYVEKRVNIRTKIEEEEKEKLQKLQQEEEELQMQKRKKRRVRGDPRLSFYDDIGNGSDEDEFENQETQKKQLGKDPTVETSFLPDREREAEEQAERERLKMQWSREQELIKNEPLSITYSYWDGTGHRRAIQVRKGDSIGEFLRAVQQQLAPEFREVRTTSVENLLYVKEDLIIPHQHSFYELIINKARGKSGPLFHFDVHEDVRTIADATKEKDESHAGKVVERHWYEKNKHIFPASRWEIYDPTKKWERYTIHGD is encoded by the exons ATGTCGGGGTTCGGCGACGGGTACGTGGGCACCGCGCAGGATGCGGTGAAGATCCGGCGGCTTGAGAAGCAGCGCGAGGCGGAGCGCCGGAAGATCGAGGAGCTCAAGAACAAGAACGCCGACGGGCAGCCGGGCCTCCTCCAGTTCGGCTCCAGCACCTCCGAG ATTCTTGAGACTGCATTCAAGAAGGAAACTGTCGGCCTAGTTACGAGGGAGCAGTATGTTGAGAAG AGGGTTAACATACGAACTAAGATTGAGGAGGAAGAGAAAGAGAAGCTTCAAAAATTGCAACAAGA AGAAGAAGAACTGCAAatgcagaaaaggaaaaagaggagaGTGAGGGGAGATCCACGCTTGTCATTCTATGATGACATTGGGAACGGAAGTGACGAGGATGAGTTTGAGAACC AAGAAACTCAGAAGAAACAACTTGGAAAGGATCCCACAGTTGAGACAAGTTTTCTACCTGACAG AGAGAGAGAGGCAGAGGAACAAGCAGAGCGAGAACGCTTGAAGATGCAGTGGTCGCGTGAGCAAGAATTGATCAAAA ATGAACCTCTTTCAATCACTTACAGTTACTGGGATGGTACTGGTCACAGGAGAGCTATCCAG GTGCGTAAAGGTGACTCTATTGGAGAATTCTTGAGGGCTGTTCAACAGCAGCTTGCTCCGGAGTTCCGTGAAGTACGGACAACATCGGTTGAGAACCTACTCTATGTGAAGGAAGATCTCATTATCCCTCAT CAACACAGCTTCTACGAGTTAATCATTAATAAAGCAAGGGGCAAGAGTGGACCG CTTTTCCACTTTGATGTTCACGAGGATGTGCGTACCATTGCTGATGCAACAAAAGAGAAGGATGAG TCTCATGCGGGGAAGGTTGTGGAGAGACACTGGTACGAGAAGAACAAACACATATTCCCGGCCTCGAGATGGGAG ATCTATGACCCGACTAAGAAGTGGGAGCGCTACACGATCCATGGAGATTAG
- the LOC123116676 gene encoding formin-like protein 3 — MASSYLAILVLLLLRLSGGAVAVSSSYIARTTEQQIIATVAPAAFADADDGGQSAAQPFLASPSGSFAAYLRRAAVGDGGSGDVCYVEVVQQQGGGGGTSSVWESECTPVGGAETCDLAFSPVGLELFAGGHSLWDTAVDSDPVMLSLDGAGDMRIVSRDGVTVWRTRDEPWTGRRCGAAALPVSSPSMEDVLPPPSATGTPPAATSTLASPWGSGFTFGDQTAPPGDTPPDQMLPPPPPADDDDDDSADLPDLPLPPPPPPSDPSTDWPDLQLPPPPADMHPIPETPNQPLYSSPPPADTHPIPETPDQPLYSSPPPGVMHPIPESPDQPLHSPPPPAPPTPFAPPQTPLPPVDTPPLVPSPGAGIATPPASSDDDNMTFSPPPHGTPHPRHLPLGASPPTVPGAVAPISGGHGPLPFGQGQGQHGQGQGVFGQQQNQLLNGGGQRLEDSAGGWSGRERGGAAVSLALAALVALVFE, encoded by the coding sequence ATGGCCTCTTCTTACCTTGCGATCCTAGTGCTACTCTTGCTGCGGCTCTCCGGCGGCGCCGTCGCCGTCTCCTCCAGCTACATCGCAAGGACCACGGAGCAGCAGATCATCGCCACCGTCGCACCGGCCGCCTTTGCCGACGCCGATGACGGCGGCCAGAGCGCAGCGCAGCCTTTCCTCGCGTCCCCCTCCGGGTCGTTCGCCGCCTacctccgccgcgccgccgtgggCGATGGCGGGAGCGGGGACGTGTGCTACGTCGAGGTTGTCCAGCAGCAGGGGGGCGGTGGCGGGACCAGCAGCGTGTGGGAGTCGGAGTGCACGCCTGTGGGCGGCGCCGAGACCTGCGACCTGGCCTTCTCGCCGGTGGGGCTTGagctcttcgccggcgggcactcGCTGTGGGACACCGCTGTCGACTCCGACCCCGTGATGCTCAGCCTCGACGGCGCCGGCGACATGAGGATCGTCAGCAGGGACGGCGTCACGGTGTGGAGGACGAGGGACGAGCCGTGGACGGGGCGGAGGTGCGGCGCCGCGGCATTGCCGGTGTCGTCGCCTTCGATGGAGGACGTGCTCCCGCCGCCGTCGGCCACTGGCACGCCTCCAGCGGCGACGTCGACTCTTGCTAGTCCGTGGGGCTCGGGCTTCACTTTCGGAGACCAAACGGCGCCACCAGGTGACACGCCGCCTGACCAgatgctgccgccgccaccgccagctgacgacgacgacgacgattcGGCCGACTTGCCTGACctgccgctgccaccgccgcctcctccgtcTGACCCGTCAACGGACTGGCCGGACCTGCAGCTGCCTCCACCGCCGGCGGACATGCACCCGATCCCCGAGACGCCGAACCAGCCTCTGTACTCGTCTCCACCGCCGGCGGACACGCACCCGATCCCCGAGACGCCGGACCAGCCTCTGTACTCGTCGCCACCGCCAGGGGTCATGCACCCGATCCCCGAGTCACCGGACCAGCCTCTGCACTCGCCACCACCTCCAGCTCCTCCGACCCCCTTTGCCCCGCCCCAGACGCCATTGCCACCCGTCGACACGCCCCCGCTCGTGCCATCTCCCGGCGCGGGCATCGCCACGCCACCAGCTTCATCGGACGACGACAACATGACATTCTCGCCACCGCCTCACGGCACGCCGCACCCGCGCCACCTTCCACTTGGAGCCTCGCCGCCGACGGTGCCGGGGGCAGTGGCGCCGATCAGCGGCGGCCATGGCCCGCTCCCGTTcgggcaggggcaggggcagcaTGGGCAAGGGCAGGGGGTGTTCGGGCAGCAGCAGAACCAGCTGCTGAACGGCGGGGGGCAGCGGCTGGAGGACAGCGCCGGCGGGTGGTCAGGCAGGGAGCGCGGCGGAGCGGCCGTGAGTTTGGCTTTGGCTGCTCTGGTGGCTCTGGTTTTCGAGTAG